A stretch of the Candidatus Zixiibacteriota bacterium genome encodes the following:
- the mazG gene encoding nucleoside triphosphate pyrophosphohydrolase, translating to MNQYQRLLDIMTRLRGPDGCPWDKIQDHKSLKPYLIEEAYEVLEAIDSENPNNMAEELGDLLLHIVFHAQMAKEKNQFTMEDVCRKISDKLIKRHPHVFKDQIELTPSEVENHWEIIKSDNNKDYSILEGVPKSLPALLKAYRIQEKVGQIGFDWNEASEVVNKIKEEIAEFEEAFQQKNKDALHSELGDLLFSIVNLTRHLGLKAEEALDNSNNKFIKRFQYIEKKLAEIGKTPAESTLEEMDDFWEEAKKVI from the coding sequence ATGAATCAATATCAACGGTTACTCGACATCATGACTCGATTGCGGGGTCCCGATGGCTGTCCCTGGGATAAAATTCAGGATCATAAGTCGCTAAAACCATATCTTATAGAAGAAGCCTATGAAGTTCTTGAGGCTATTGACAGTGAAAACCCGAATAATATGGCGGAGGAACTTGGCGACCTGCTTCTGCATATTGTCTTTCATGCGCAAATGGCAAAAGAAAAAAATCAATTTACAATGGAGGATGTTTGCCGTAAAATATCTGATAAATTGATTAAAAGACATCCGCATGTATTCAAAGACCAAATCGAACTTACGCCATCTGAGGTTGAAAATCATTGGGAAATTATTAAAAGCGATAACAATAAAGATTATTCCATCCTTGAAGGAGTGCCAAAATCTCTGCCGGCGCTCTTAAAGGCTTACCGAATACAGGAAAAAGTCGGTCAAATAGGGTTTGATTGGAATGAAGCATCTGAGGTTGTAAATAAAATAAAGGAAGAGATTGCCGAATTTGAAGAAGCTTTCCAACAGAAAAATAAAGATGCCCTCCACTCTGAACTTGGCGACCTGCTTTTTTCCATTGTTAACCTTACCCGCCACCTTGGATTAAAAGCTGAAGAAGCGCTTGATAACTCTAACAACAAGTTTATTAAACGTTTTCAATATATCGAGAAAAAACTCGCCGAAATCGGCAAAACCCCTGCAGAATCAACTCTTGAGGAAATGGACGATTTCTGGGAGGAAGCCAAGAAAGTCATCTAA